The DNA segment TCGCAGCCAGGGTCGGCTGTTTACGATATCCTGTCTAAGCAAGCCGTCGCTGCTCGTTCGAAATACACGGAGGAATCCGCTTGCCCCTGTTGGCCGTCCCGCCCGCGCCCCCCGCCATCGTCGCCAAGGCGGCCGTCGTCATCGACGGCGACACCGGCCAGATCCTCTACCAGCGAAACCCTCACCAGCGGCTGCCGCAAGCCAGCACCACCAAGCTCATGACCGCCCTGGTGGCTGCCGAACAGGGGATACTGGACGAGGTTCTCTCGGTGGCCAGCGCCAGCGCCGAGATCACGGGGTCGAGCATGTACCTCGAGGCGGGTGAGCGGTTGTCCCTGCAGCAACTTCTCTACGGCCTGCTCCTGGTAAGCGGCAACGACGCGGCCGACGCCATCGCCGGCGGCGTTGGCGGGTCCACCGCTGGCTTCGTCGCCCGCATGAACGAGCGGGCCGCGCAGATGGGCTTGACCGACACGCGTTACGCCAATCCCCACGGGTTGCCGGCCGACAACCATTACTCGAGCGCCTACGACATGGCTGTGCTGGGCCGCACCGCTCTGTCCAACCCCGTCGTCGCGCGCATTTCCGGCACGCGGGAAATAAACCTCCCGGGCAACGGACGCACCAAGTTCGCGCCCCGCCACCTGGTCAATCACAACAGGCTCCTGGGCTGGTACCCCGGGGCGTGGGGCGGCAAGACAGGCTACACCGCGCTGGCGGGCCGGTGCTTCATCGGCTCGGCCCGGCGCGACGGACGCTACGTGATCGAGGCGATCCTGGGCAGCCCCAAGCTCTGGCAGGACGCCGCAGCCCTGCTGGATTACGGTCTTGCCGCGTACAGCACGACCCAGGTGGCGGCACCCAACGCCAACTTCGGTGCCGTGAAGGTCAGGGAGGGCGAGGAGGGCCAGGTTCCGGCGGTCCTCGCCCGCGCGGCGCGCGTTACCATGCCGCTGGGCGAGCCTGCGACGGCGCTCGAGACGCGGG comes from the Candidatus Tanganyikabacteria bacterium genome and includes:
- a CDS encoding D-alanyl-D-alanine carboxypeptidase; the encoded protein is MPLLAVPPAPPAIVAKAAVVIDGDTGQILYQRNPHQRLPQASTTKLMTALVAAEQGILDEVLSVASASAEITGSSMYLEAGERLSLQQLLYGLLLVSGNDAADAIAGGVGGSTAGFVARMNERAAQMGLTDTRYANPHGLPADNHYSSAYDMAVLGRTALSNPVVARISGTREINLPGNGRTKFAPRHLVNHNRLLGWYPGAWGGKTGYTALAGRCFIGSARRDGRYVIEAILGSPKLWQDAAALLDYGLAAYSTTQVAAPNANFGAVKVREGEEGQVPAVLARAARVTMPLGEPATALETRAELNDAVEAPVRLGERVGKLVITRYGRQLAEFPLVAGASVERAPSLLVRVATAAAWFLCGGLLPIGVFTLLRVRQLRRKAKLRARRQRLAAAVPVPAPRLVKAASVASQVVR